One Phyllobacterium sp. T1293 DNA window includes the following coding sequences:
- a CDS encoding carbohydrate ABC transporter permease, whose protein sequence is MREIAVDANLPRPTARQAAIRAAKREERVAWQLAAPAIILIFALILLPTLAVFVFSLTNYELGYDDFQFIGLNNYIELFSDRTFLISLKNTAVYAAIVTPFSVFIGLGVALLIESETRGRAFFRTVYFLPVASLLVAMATVFQYLLHPTIGPVNAMLSMLGIAGPNWLGSSSTVLISLAIIGIWQSVGFNMVLFLAGLTAIPRELYAASEVDGAKSSWERFRLVTWPMLGPTTLFVTTISVINAVKVFETVKTLTEGGPNKASEVLLWTIYQEGFVYLRVGYASAMTVIFLAFLIVLMLIQYRVLDKKVHYT, encoded by the coding sequence ATGCGTGAGATAGCTGTCGACGCCAACCTTCCCCGCCCTACTGCAAGACAAGCCGCCATCCGCGCTGCAAAACGCGAGGAGCGCGTGGCATGGCAGCTGGCGGCTCCGGCAATCATTCTTATCTTCGCCCTGATATTGCTGCCGACACTTGCTGTCTTTGTTTTCAGCCTGACAAATTACGAGCTGGGCTATGATGACTTCCAATTTATCGGGCTCAACAATTACATCGAGCTTTTCAGTGACCGGACGTTTCTGATTTCGCTCAAGAACACCGCTGTCTATGCGGCCATTGTCACACCCTTTTCCGTGTTCATCGGCCTTGGCGTGGCCCTGCTGATCGAGAGTGAAACACGCGGGCGGGCCTTTTTCCGTACCGTCTATTTCCTCCCCGTCGCTTCCCTGCTGGTCGCCATGGCCACCGTGTTTCAATATCTGCTGCATCCGACCATCGGCCCTGTCAATGCCATGCTGTCAATGCTCGGTATTGCCGGTCCAAACTGGCTTGGCAGCAGCAGTACGGTACTCATCAGCCTGGCGATCATCGGTATCTGGCAGTCGGTCGGATTCAACATGGTGCTGTTTCTGGCGGGCCTCACGGCAATCCCGCGTGAGCTTTACGCCGCCTCGGAAGTCGATGGTGCCAAGAGCAGCTGGGAGCGCTTTCGCCTTGTCACATGGCCCATGCTCGGACCGACAACCCTGTTCGTCACAACAATCAGTGTGATCAATGCGGTGAAGGTGTTCGAGACCGTCAAGACCTTGACTGAAGGCGGCCCGAACAAGGCGTCGGAAGTCCTCCTCTGGACCATCTATCAGGAGGGATTTGTCTATCTACGCGTCGGCTATGCCTCCGCCATGACCGTGATCTTCCTCGCCTTCCTCATCGTCCTGATGCTCATCCAGTACCGTGTTCTCGACAAGAAGGTGCATTACACATGA